A window from Leifsonia shinshuensis encodes these proteins:
- a CDS encoding HAD family hydrolase, translated as MSDASRLLIALDVDGTLIHEDETVGDAVRDAVARVRDAGHEVMLATGRSWETARPIHEEFGLTSQFVVCANGALTMKRDGTLPGGYRREFIEMFDPTDVLETIRPHLPGGSFMVEDPSGFRRYTEGMTDWELVNAEQVSFEELLQHPATRVVVVSPEHDTEEFLAIVDRMGLQRVSYSIGWTAWLDISPDGVSKATAMERVRHALDIPRSNVVAVGDGRNDLELLQWAGAEGLSVAMGQAPDEVKAAATRTTGPVVEDGLAEVLAAL; from the coding sequence GTGAGCGACGCATCCCGGCTGCTGATCGCGCTCGACGTCGACGGCACCCTGATCCACGAGGACGAGACCGTCGGCGACGCCGTGCGGGATGCGGTCGCGCGCGTGCGCGACGCCGGTCACGAGGTCATGCTCGCCACCGGGCGCAGCTGGGAGACGGCGCGCCCGATCCACGAGGAGTTCGGCCTGACCAGCCAGTTCGTGGTCTGCGCCAACGGCGCGCTGACGATGAAGCGCGACGGCACCTTGCCGGGCGGATACCGCCGGGAGTTCATCGAGATGTTCGACCCGACCGACGTGCTCGAGACGATCCGCCCGCACCTGCCGGGCGGCAGCTTCATGGTCGAAGACCCGAGCGGCTTCCGGCGGTACACCGAGGGCATGACCGACTGGGAGCTCGTCAACGCCGAGCAGGTGTCGTTCGAGGAGCTGCTCCAGCATCCCGCAACGCGTGTGGTCGTCGTCTCGCCCGAGCATGACACCGAGGAGTTCCTCGCGATCGTCGACCGGATGGGACTCCAGCGCGTCAGCTACTCGATCGGCTGGACGGCGTGGCTCGACATCTCCCCGGACGGCGTCAGCAAGGCCACCGCGATGGAGCGGGTGCGGCACGCCCTCGACATCCCGCGCTCCAACGTCGTCGCCGTCGGCGACGGGCGCAACGACCTCGAACTGCTCCAGTGGGCGGGCGCGGAAGGCCTCAGCGTGGCGATGGGACAGGCGCCGGACGAGGTGAAGGCGGCGGCCACACGCACCACCGGTCCGGTCGTCGAGGACGGCCTCGCCGAGGTACTCGCCGCGCTCTGA
- the serS gene encoding serine--tRNA ligase has protein sequence MIDPVLLRENPDVVRRSQEARGDSVQLVDEAIQADIERRAAITAFEELRAEQNAFGKTVAKAPKEQKKELVAQAQQLAGRVKEAQQAANDADARFTQLIRSIGNPIVDGVPAGGEDDFVVLKTVGDIPEFDFEARDHLELGELLGAIDMARGAKVAGARFSYLRGIGARLELALMNMALDKAIQNDFIPMITPTLVKPEIMQGTGFLGAHADEVYHLENDDLYLTGTSEVALAGYHADEIIEVDAPLRYAGWSTCYRREAGSAGKDTRGIIRVHQFDKLEMFVYTRPEEAEAEHERLLGWQEEMMQSLGLSYRVIDTAAGDLGSSAARKYDVEAWIPTQGRYRELTSTSNCTTFQARRLDIRYRTESGKTAPVATLNGTLATTRWLVAILETHQQEDGSVRVPEALRPYLGGLELLEPIAR, from the coding sequence GTGATCGATCCCGTGCTCCTCCGCGAGAACCCAGACGTCGTACGCCGCTCGCAGGAGGCGCGCGGCGACTCCGTGCAGCTGGTCGACGAGGCCATCCAGGCGGACATCGAGCGCCGCGCCGCCATCACGGCGTTCGAGGAGCTGCGGGCGGAGCAGAACGCGTTCGGCAAGACCGTCGCGAAGGCTCCGAAGGAGCAGAAGAAGGAGCTGGTCGCGCAGGCCCAGCAGCTGGCCGGCCGCGTCAAGGAGGCGCAGCAGGCCGCCAACGACGCGGACGCACGCTTCACTCAGCTCATCCGCAGCATCGGCAACCCGATCGTGGACGGCGTCCCGGCCGGTGGCGAGGACGACTTCGTCGTGCTCAAGACGGTGGGAGACATCCCCGAGTTCGACTTCGAGGCGCGCGACCACCTGGAGCTCGGCGAGCTCCTCGGTGCCATCGACATGGCCCGCGGTGCGAAGGTCGCCGGAGCCCGCTTCTCGTACCTGCGCGGCATCGGCGCCCGTCTCGAGCTCGCCCTGATGAACATGGCGCTCGACAAGGCGATCCAGAACGACTTCATCCCGATGATCACGCCGACGCTCGTGAAGCCAGAGATCATGCAGGGCACGGGCTTCCTCGGCGCGCACGCCGACGAGGTCTACCACCTCGAGAACGACGACCTCTACCTGACCGGTACGAGCGAAGTCGCGCTGGCCGGGTACCACGCCGACGAGATCATCGAGGTGGATGCGCCGCTCCGCTACGCCGGATGGTCGACCTGCTACCGGCGCGAGGCCGGGTCCGCAGGCAAGGACACGCGCGGCATCATCCGCGTGCACCAGTTCGACAAGCTCGAGATGTTCGTCTACACCCGGCCCGAGGAGGCCGAGGCCGAGCACGAGCGGCTGCTCGGTTGGCAGGAGGAGATGATGCAGTCGCTGGGACTCAGCTACCGCGTCATCGACACCGCCGCGGGCGACCTCGGGTCGAGCGCCGCGCGCAAGTACGACGTCGAGGCGTGGATCCCCACCCAGGGTCGCTACCGCGAGCTCACCTCGACCTCCAACTGCACCACCTTCCAGGCCCGCCGGCTCGACATCCGCTACCGCACCGAGAGCGGCAAGACCGCGCCGGTGGCGACGCTGAACGGCACGCTCGCGACCACCCGCTGGCTGGTCGCGATCCTGGAGACGCACCAGCAGGAGGACGGGTCGGTGCGCGTGCCCGAGGCGCTGCGTCCCTACCTCGGCGGCCTGGAACTGCTGGAGCCGATCGCCCGGTGA
- a CDS encoding SGNH/GDSL hydrolase family protein, whose translation MDRIGTGMGLAMAVAAAAAVLAPVPASAVAGQQSYVALGDSYAAGQEIGGSGGGAAGCLQSAQNYPRSAAARAGLQLTDVSCSGATIADLFTPANGRPAQVDALSASTAVVTLTIGGNDLGFRSVLSACIASGPQGPLLFRFKTSCRDDFVTGGVDTLAKKAAEQVAPSLGTAVSKIRAKAPNARVVVVGYPALMPDSAHIPPTGCFSPFDADGGPSVPFTAIDLNYINSVQAVLDAQSQKAVEAVGGEYVSLLANTFDHAVCGSDPYINPLQFTESGLSPSAMHPNQKGLAFEGAAVGNVLAAPRAFQGVTGALAPLGGDQYELRITVPTATLFSTPEVTAERNGSYLAHVAGEHGWYVGVRSAADSRVY comes from the coding sequence GTGGACCGGATCGGCACAGGGATGGGCCTGGCGATGGCCGTGGCCGCGGCGGCAGCCGTTTTGGCGCCGGTTCCGGCATCCGCCGTCGCCGGTCAGCAGTCGTATGTGGCTCTGGGTGATTCGTACGCCGCTGGCCAGGAGATCGGCGGTTCCGGCGGCGGAGCGGCGGGCTGCCTGCAATCCGCGCAGAACTACCCGCGGTCCGCTGCGGCGCGCGCCGGACTGCAGCTCACCGACGTGAGCTGCAGTGGAGCGACGATCGCCGACCTGTTCACCCCCGCCAATGGGCGTCCGGCCCAGGTGGATGCCCTGAGCGCCTCGACGGCCGTCGTCACGCTCACGATCGGCGGTAACGACCTCGGCTTCAGGTCCGTGCTTTCGGCATGCATCGCCAGTGGCCCGCAGGGCCCGCTGCTCTTCCGTTTCAAGACATCATGTCGCGACGACTTCGTGACCGGAGGCGTGGACACCCTCGCGAAGAAGGCGGCGGAGCAGGTGGCGCCCTCGCTGGGCACGGCCGTGTCCAAGATCCGAGCGAAAGCGCCCAACGCCCGTGTGGTCGTCGTCGGCTATCCGGCCCTGATGCCGGACTCCGCCCACATCCCGCCGACCGGGTGCTTCTCGCCCTTCGATGCCGACGGCGGACCGAGCGTGCCTTTCACCGCCATCGACCTGAACTACATCAACAGCGTCCAGGCGGTGCTCGACGCCCAGTCGCAGAAGGCCGTCGAAGCCGTCGGCGGCGAGTACGTGTCTCTTCTGGCCAACACCTTCGACCATGCGGTGTGCGGTTCCGACCCGTACATCAACCCGCTGCAGTTCACCGAAAGCGGTCTGAGCCCGAGCGCGATGCACCCGAATCAGAAGGGGCTCGCTTTCGAGGGCGCCGCGGTCGGGAACGTCCTGGCCGCGCCGCGAGCTTTCCAGGGCGTGACCGGCGCGCTCGCCCCGCTCGGCGGCGACCAGTACGAGCTGCGGATCACCGTGCCGACCGCGACGCTGTTCAGCACGCCTGAGGTCACCGCAGAACGCAATGGCTCGTATCTCGCCCACGTCGCGGGAGAGCACGGCTGGTACGTCGGAGTCCGCAGCGCTGCCGACAGCCGCGTGTACTAG
- the pheA gene encoding prephenate dehydratase, translating to MSTAPDGSAAASTDGGADGSTDGATAELPASLDDVYSFLGPSGTFTEAALKQVPEARGKHWRAVNNLGEALADVVEGRSVAAMIAIENSIDGGVSVAQDALATIPGLRIIGEYLVPVNFVLVARPGTTLADVRTVNAHPVAYAQCHQWLDRHLPDHGHLPASSNVAAAASLFEGSAADAAVAPPGIVDHHDVVVLAENIGDNANAVTRFVLVSTTRSVPEPTGADKTSLIAELPDDRPGSLLDLLEQFSTRGVNLSLIESRPVGDALGRYRFVIDADGHIRDERVADALLGLRRFSPSVMFLGSYPRADGAPVEYDQRYRDEVFTEAREWLASLTDETAAATAAERTGQNPGGAA from the coding sequence ATGTCCACCGCCCCCGACGGAAGCGCCGCAGCCAGCACTGACGGCGGCGCTGACGGAAGCACCGACGGCGCCACGGCCGAGCTGCCCGCCTCCCTCGACGACGTCTACAGCTTCCTCGGGCCGTCGGGCACCTTTACGGAGGCCGCGCTCAAGCAGGTGCCGGAGGCGCGGGGCAAGCACTGGCGGGCGGTGAACAACCTCGGCGAGGCGCTCGCCGACGTGGTGGAGGGCCGCAGCGTGGCCGCCATGATCGCGATCGAGAACTCGATCGATGGAGGGGTGTCGGTCGCTCAGGATGCGCTGGCCACCATCCCCGGTCTGCGCATCATCGGCGAGTACCTGGTTCCGGTCAACTTCGTGCTCGTGGCCCGGCCCGGCACGACGCTCGCCGACGTGCGCACCGTGAACGCGCATCCCGTCGCCTACGCCCAGTGCCACCAGTGGCTGGACCGCCACCTTCCCGACCACGGGCACCTCCCGGCGTCGAGCAACGTGGCCGCCGCGGCGTCGCTGTTCGAGGGCAGCGCGGCGGACGCGGCCGTGGCGCCGCCCGGGATCGTCGACCACCACGACGTGGTCGTGCTCGCCGAGAACATCGGCGACAACGCGAACGCGGTGACCCGGTTCGTGCTGGTCAGCACCACCCGAAGCGTCCCGGAGCCGACCGGCGCCGACAAGACCAGCCTGATCGCCGAGCTGCCCGACGACCGGCCGGGAAGCCTCCTCGACCTCCTCGAGCAGTTCTCGACGCGCGGCGTCAACCTCAGTCTCATCGAGTCGCGGCCTGTCGGGGATGCGCTTGGCCGGTACCGCTTCGTGATCGACGCCGACGGGCACATCCGGGACGAGCGGGTGGCCGACGCGCTTCTCGGTCTCCGCCGGTTCAGCCCGTCGGTGATGTTCCTCGGTTCGTACCCGCGGGCGGACGGCGCGCCGGTCGAGTACGACCAGCGCTACCGCGACGAGGTGTTCACGGAGGCGCGCGAGTGGCTGGCGTCTCTGACCGACGAGACGGCCGCCGCGACCGCCGCGGAGCGGACGGGCCAGAACCCGGGTGGCGCGGCGTAG
- the pgm gene encoding phosphoglucomutase (alpha-D-glucose-1,6-bisphosphate-dependent) yields the protein MDERAGTPAQPSDLIDVDALRRAYYELKPDVSIPEQRVVFGTSGHRGSSLNTAFNEDHIAATTQAIVEYRNSQGITGPLFIGADTHLLSEFATTTALAVLVGNEVRVLVDEFDDWVPTPAVSHAIIRYNRAGHDDQADGIVVTPSHNPPSDGGFKYNPPHGGPADTDATSWIAKRANEIIANGMTEVRMAEPSGVETYDFRGHYVDDLENIIDVKAIKDSGIRIGADPLGGASVHYWEAIAERYGLDLTVVNPDVDPTWSFMTLDWDGKIRMDPSSPSAMASVVARRADFDILTGNDADADRHGIVTPDGGLMNPNHYLAVAIDYLFRTRTEWRKDAAVGKTLVSSSIIDRVADSLGQRLWEVPVGFKWFVPGLIDGTVGFGGEESAGASFLRFDGTAWTTDKDGILLALLASEIRAVTGKSPSELYRELTERFGDPVYQRVDAPASPEQKAALSKLDGDAIAATELAGEPITAKLSRAPGNDAPLGGVKVQTEKAWFAARPSGTENVYKIYAESFVGEDDLREVQDEAKRIVGDALGS from the coding sequence ATGGACGAACGAGCCGGCACCCCCGCCCAGCCTTCCGACCTGATCGACGTCGACGCCCTGCGCCGCGCGTACTACGAGCTGAAGCCGGATGTCAGCATCCCGGAGCAGCGCGTGGTGTTCGGCACCTCCGGCCACCGGGGGTCGTCGCTGAACACAGCGTTCAACGAGGACCACATCGCCGCGACCACGCAGGCGATCGTCGAGTACCGCAACAGCCAGGGCATCACCGGTCCGCTCTTCATCGGCGCCGACACCCACCTGCTCAGCGAGTTCGCCACCACCACCGCCCTCGCGGTGCTGGTCGGCAACGAGGTGCGCGTGCTCGTCGACGAGTTCGACGACTGGGTGCCCACGCCCGCGGTCTCGCACGCGATCATCCGCTACAACCGTGCCGGCCACGACGACCAGGCGGACGGCATCGTCGTCACCCCGAGCCACAACCCGCCGTCCGACGGCGGCTTCAAGTACAACCCGCCGCACGGCGGACCTGCCGACACGGATGCGACCAGCTGGATCGCGAAGCGCGCCAACGAGATCATCGCGAACGGGATGACCGAGGTGCGGATGGCGGAGCCGTCCGGCGTTGAGACCTACGACTTCCGCGGGCACTACGTCGACGACCTCGAGAACATCATCGACGTGAAGGCGATCAAGGACAGCGGCATCCGGATCGGCGCGGACCCTCTGGGCGGCGCCAGCGTGCACTACTGGGAGGCCATCGCCGAGCGCTACGGTCTCGACCTGACCGTCGTGAATCCGGACGTCGACCCGACCTGGAGCTTCATGACGCTCGACTGGGACGGCAAGATCCGCATGGACCCGTCGAGCCCCTCGGCGATGGCGTCGGTGGTGGCGCGCCGGGCGGACTTCGACATCCTCACCGGCAACGACGCGGACGCGGACCGCCACGGCATCGTCACGCCCGACGGCGGTCTGATGAACCCCAACCACTACCTCGCGGTCGCGATCGACTACCTGTTCCGCACCCGCACGGAGTGGCGGAAGGATGCGGCGGTCGGCAAGACGCTGGTCTCGTCGTCGATCATCGACCGCGTGGCCGACTCGCTGGGCCAACGTCTCTGGGAGGTGCCGGTCGGCTTCAAGTGGTTCGTCCCCGGGCTGATCGACGGCACCGTCGGCTTCGGCGGTGAGGAGAGCGCGGGCGCTTCCTTCTTGCGGTTCGACGGGACGGCGTGGACGACGGACAAGGACGGCATCCTGCTCGCCCTGCTCGCCAGCGAGATCCGCGCGGTGACGGGCAAGTCGCCGTCGGAGCTGTACCGGGAGCTGACCGAGCGCTTCGGCGACCCGGTCTACCAGCGGGTGGATGCGCCCGCCTCGCCCGAGCAGAAGGCGGCGCTCTCGAAGCTCGACGGCGACGCGATCGCGGCGACCGAGCTGGCGGGTGAGCCGATCACGGCGAAGCTGAGCCGCGCGCCGGGCAACGACGCTCCGCTCGGCGGCGTGAAGGTGCAGACGGAGAAGGCGTGGTTCGCGGCGCGGCCCTCGGGCACGGAGAACGTCTACAAGATCTACGCCGAGTCGTTCGTCGGCGAGGACGACCTGCGCGAGGTGCAGGACGAGGCCAAGCGGATCGTGGGCGACGCGCTCGGGAGTTGA
- a CDS encoding M15 family metallopeptidase has translation MDLGGARARRARSTRAVVVGAALLAALVLTGCASGPVAAAPASHRPTPHRSATPRPPRPTPTVTPTLTPVPTVPPAPPFVAFDKTARSVDDPASPWVVVNKPRALNPISFVPQDLTYPDVAYVNHQPMRQETAAALVAMFQAGKAEAGLEFSVQSAYRSFESQTRVYDDDVAHNGQAYADTDTARPGHSEHQTGLAVDISALPAKCSLDACFGETPQGRWLAANAWRFGFILRYPADKVAVTGFTYEPWHFRYVGTPLATQLHATGVTTLEEFFNVPGGTSYLG, from the coding sequence GTGGATCTGGGGGGTGCCCGCGCACGGCGGGCTCGGTCGACGCGCGCCGTCGTCGTGGGAGCGGCGCTGCTCGCCGCCCTGGTGCTGACGGGATGCGCGAGCGGTCCGGTCGCCGCGGCGCCCGCGAGCCACCGCCCGACGCCGCACCGCTCGGCCACCCCGCGGCCCCCGCGCCCGACGCCAACCGTCACGCCGACGCTCACTCCGGTGCCCACGGTTCCTCCGGCGCCGCCGTTCGTGGCCTTCGACAAGACCGCCCGGTCGGTCGACGACCCGGCCAGCCCGTGGGTCGTGGTGAACAAGCCGCGCGCGCTGAATCCCATCAGCTTCGTGCCGCAGGACCTGACGTACCCGGACGTCGCCTACGTCAACCACCAGCCGATGCGCCAGGAGACCGCGGCGGCCCTGGTCGCGATGTTCCAGGCGGGGAAGGCCGAGGCCGGGCTGGAGTTCTCGGTCCAGAGCGCCTACCGCTCGTTCGAGTCGCAGACCCGCGTCTACGACGACGACGTCGCGCACAACGGCCAGGCCTACGCCGACACGGACACCGCGCGCCCGGGCCACAGCGAGCACCAGACCGGGCTCGCCGTCGACATCAGCGCCCTGCCGGCGAAGTGCTCGCTCGACGCCTGCTTCGGGGAGACACCGCAGGGCCGCTGGCTGGCGGCCAACGCCTGGCGTTTCGGCTTCATCCTGCGCTACCCGGCCGACAAGGTCGCCGTCACCGGCTTCACCTACGAGCCGTGGCACTTCCGCTACGTCGGGACGCCGCTCGCGACCCAGCTCCACGCGACGGGCGTGACCACGCTCGAGGAGTTCTTCAACGTGCCCGGAGGCACGAGCTACCTGGGCTGA
- a CDS encoding DUF1287 domain-containing protein yields MSSLSPRRILALTAVVATAALAFTACAGEPSPVTKAVAQAAAPSPSPTSSVVSSIQPAAGSVSGGTVTLTGTNLEKVAAVQIGGQPAAVTQATDDKVVVSVPAAANFQAGSVPVTVTDKSGKPVTTSASTYDYQVQTPVDKQLAYALTYWKNYNTAQYGDLNPVGGDCANFVSQTLIARGWQMNSEWYNHDAAAQWSPAWGYVPAMDNYFRENAAQLGLTEYSFDQRDKIKVGDIVMFDWNDNNSLDHVQIVSAVQNVNGQIKIKMVGHNEDSDYRDLDEAITVDHPGGIGHFWSLSK; encoded by the coding sequence ATGAGTTCTCTCAGCCCCCGCCGCATCCTCGCCCTCACCGCCGTGGTCGCGACCGCGGCGCTCGCGTTCACCGCGTGCGCCGGAGAGCCGTCGCCGGTCACGAAGGCCGTCGCCCAGGCCGCCGCACCGTCGCCGTCGCCGACCTCGTCGGTCGTGTCGTCCATCCAGCCGGCTGCGGGCAGCGTCTCCGGAGGCACGGTCACGCTGACCGGGACGAACCTCGAGAAGGTCGCGGCCGTGCAGATCGGTGGTCAGCCGGCCGCAGTGACCCAGGCCACGGATGACAAGGTCGTCGTGAGCGTCCCTGCCGCCGCCAACTTCCAGGCGGGCAGCGTCCCGGTGACCGTGACCGACAAGAGCGGCAAGCCGGTGACGACGTCGGCGTCGACGTACGACTACCAGGTGCAGACGCCGGTGGACAAGCAGCTCGCCTACGCGCTCACGTACTGGAAGAACTACAACACGGCCCAGTACGGCGACCTGAACCCGGTCGGCGGCGACTGCGCCAACTTCGTCAGCCAGACGCTGATCGCGCGCGGCTGGCAGATGAACAGCGAGTGGTACAACCACGACGCGGCCGCCCAGTGGAGCCCGGCGTGGGGCTACGTGCCGGCCATGGACAACTACTTCCGCGAGAACGCTGCACAGCTCGGGCTCACCGAGTACTCGTTCGACCAGCGTGACAAGATCAAGGTCGGCGACATCGTGATGTTCGACTGGAACGACAACAACTCGCTCGACCACGTGCAGATCGTCTCGGCCGTGCAGAACGTCAACGGCCAGATCAAGATCAAGATGGTGGGCCACAACGAGGACAGCGACTACCGCGACCTCGACGAGGCGATCACGGTCGACCACCCGGGCGGAATCGGGCACTTCTGGAGCCTCTCCAAGTAA
- a CDS encoding MDR family MFS transporter, which produces MSSQTSAATAAPKPIMSHREILLVIFGLMAGMFLSALDQTIVGTAIRTIGDDLHGLSEQAWVTTGYLIVSTISTPIYGKLSDIFGRRPLFVIAILIFIVGSVLASFSTSMVELAAFRAIQGLGAGGLMSMPLAIMGDMLAPRERAKYQGYFLAVFGISSLIGPLIGGLFAGADQILWITGWRWVFLINVPIGLIALAMVLRFLHLPKRERGSARIDWWGAAGVIVGLVPLLLVAEQGRTWGWDSPAAIACYVIGGLGIIAFILIEIAMKDDALIPIKLFRSSTFSMATIIGVFVGFGMFGAMLTLPLYLQLVLGSTPTESGLQLLPMILGLMVSSIVSGQIIARTGRYRQFPIIGTAMLAGGFFYLTFIKYDDSYWFIAGAMLLIGLGLGQLMQTLTIASQNSVGLRDMGVATSASTFFRQIGGTLGTAVLLSLLFTVFPTNIKTALTDTPTLTSALDAALTPSVASAPENKQIMDQIYNKIVDPIEKQAQAQAHQAGVQQAVAQGVPQAVAEQKVPAEPIDFSNADQRKQVVDAVVPTVSDKLKSADSGSSSADVNDTSFLNDADKRLSKPFLVAFNASAVTVYWVAMIVVLIAFILSLFFKTPPLRAKSALQEAADDKADAEAKATAEREPVGAYVSLSEDDDEEYDVGVLANRAASEFGALVEPGADTASTRAQRPRPATD; this is translated from the coding sequence ATGTCCAGTCAGACCAGCGCGGCGACAGCCGCTCCCAAACCGATCATGTCGCATCGCGAGATCCTTCTCGTGATCTTCGGCCTCATGGCCGGCATGTTCCTCTCCGCCCTCGACCAGACCATCGTCGGTACGGCCATCCGCACCATCGGCGACGACCTCCACGGTCTGAGCGAGCAGGCCTGGGTCACCACCGGCTACCTGATCGTCTCGACGATCTCGACGCCGATCTACGGCAAGCTCTCCGACATCTTCGGCCGGCGTCCGCTGTTCGTCATCGCCATCCTCATCTTCATCGTCGGTTCGGTCCTGGCGTCGTTCTCGACGTCGATGGTCGAGCTCGCCGCGTTCCGTGCCATCCAGGGCCTCGGCGCCGGCGGTCTGATGTCGATGCCGCTCGCGATCATGGGCGACATGCTGGCGCCGCGCGAGCGCGCCAAGTACCAGGGCTACTTCCTCGCCGTCTTCGGCATCTCCAGCCTCATCGGCCCGCTGATCGGCGGCCTGTTCGCCGGTGCGGACCAGATCCTCTGGATCACCGGCTGGCGCTGGGTGTTCCTCATCAACGTGCCGATCGGCCTGATCGCGCTCGCGATGGTGCTCCGCTTCCTGCACCTGCCGAAGCGCGAGCGCGGCTCCGCCCGCATCGACTGGTGGGGCGCCGCGGGCGTCATCGTCGGACTCGTTCCGCTGCTGCTCGTCGCGGAGCAGGGCCGCACGTGGGGCTGGGACAGCCCCGCGGCCATCGCCTGCTACGTCATCGGCGGTCTGGGCATCATCGCCTTCATCCTCATCGAGATCGCGATGAAGGACGACGCGCTCATCCCGATCAAGCTGTTCCGCTCGAGCACGTTCTCGATGGCGACCATCATCGGCGTCTTCGTCGGTTTCGGGATGTTCGGCGCCATGCTGACCCTCCCGCTGTACCTTCAGCTGGTGCTCGGTTCGACCCCGACCGAGTCGGGGCTGCAGCTGCTGCCGATGATCCTCGGCCTCATGGTCTCGTCGATCGTCTCGGGTCAGATCATCGCCCGCACCGGCCGCTACCGGCAGTTCCCGATCATCGGAACCGCGATGCTGGCGGGTGGATTCTTCTACCTGACGTTCATCAAGTACGACGACTCCTACTGGTTCATCGCCGGCGCCATGCTGCTGATCGGTCTCGGCCTCGGCCAGCTGATGCAGACGCTGACCATCGCCAGCCAGAACTCGGTGGGCCTGCGGGACATGGGCGTCGCGACCAGCGCGTCCACGTTCTTCCGCCAGATCGGTGGAACGCTCGGCACGGCCGTGCTGCTGTCGCTGCTGTTCACGGTGTTCCCGACGAACATCAAGACGGCGCTGACGGACACCCCGACGCTGACCAGCGCTCTGGATGCCGCTCTCACCCCCTCGGTCGCCAGCGCGCCCGAGAACAAGCAGATCATGGACCAGATCTACAACAAGATCGTCGACCCCATCGAGAAGCAGGCGCAGGCGCAGGCGCACCAGGCCGGCGTGCAGCAGGCGGTCGCTCAGGGCGTCCCGCAGGCCGTCGCCGAGCAGAAGGTCCCGGCCGAGCCGATCGACTTCTCGAACGCCGACCAGCGCAAGCAGGTCGTCGACGCCGTCGTGCCGACGGTGTCCGACAAGCTCAAGTCGGCGGACAGCGGCTCGAGCAGTGCGGACGTTAACGACACGTCGTTCCTGAACGACGCCGACAAGCGCCTGTCGAAGCCGTTCCTGGTGGCCTTCAACGCCTCGGCGGTGACGGTGTACTGGGTGGCCATGATCGTGGTGCTGATCGCGTTCATCCTGTCGCTGTTCTTCAAGACCCCGCCGCTGCGGGCGAAGTCGGCACTGCAGGAGGCCGCGGACGACAAGGCCGACGCGGAGGCGAAGGCCACGGCCGAGCGCGAGCCCGTCGGCGCCTACGTCTCGCTGTCGGAGGACGACGACGAGGAGTACGACGTGGGCGTGCTCGCCAACCGTGCTGCGAGCGAGTTCGGAGCGCTGGTCGAGCCGGGCGCGGACACCGCGTCAACGCGGGCCCAGCGCCCCCGGCCCGCGACCGACTGA
- a CDS encoding GtrA family protein, translating into MGLGLALRGSIARAAATAPLGAVGAVGVVVNLLVFNGLMLIPGVELAGKSLYAVALATLAAIGVNWVGNRYWAFSANRSDDAAREGIQFLVVSLAGMLIPVGCVWFSQTVLGLHGLVADNVAGNVVGLALGTLFRFVLYRVWVFAPRARSGEETRRAATLVG; encoded by the coding sequence ATCGGCCTCGGCCTCGCCCTCCGCGGTTCCATCGCCCGTGCTGCTGCAACTGCTCCGCTCGGCGCGGTCGGAGCAGTCGGCGTCGTGGTGAACCTGCTCGTCTTCAACGGTCTGATGCTGATCCCGGGCGTCGAGCTGGCCGGCAAGTCCCTCTACGCGGTGGCGCTGGCGACGCTCGCCGCGATCGGCGTCAACTGGGTCGGCAACCGGTACTGGGCGTTCTCGGCGAACCGCAGCGATGATGCGGCGCGGGAGGGCATCCAGTTCCTCGTCGTCAGCCTGGCGGGGATGCTCATCCCGGTCGGCTGCGTGTGGTTCTCCCAGACGGTACTGGGGCTCCACGGGCTGGTCGCCGACAACGTCGCGGGCAACGTGGTCGGGCTGGCGCTCGGGACGCTGTTCCGCTTCGTCCTCTACCGAGTCTGGGTGTTCGCCCCGCGCGCGCGGAGCGGCGAGGAAACGCGAAGGGCCGCCACCCTCGTCGGGTGA